In one Deltaproteobacteria bacterium genomic region, the following are encoded:
- the hslV gene encoding ATP-dependent protease subunit HslV, which yields MFKGTTILSVRHKGKVVIAGDGQVTLETTVIKHRSRKVRKLYNDNVLAGFAGATADAFTLFERFEEKLEQYSGNIQRAAVELAKDWRTDKLLRRLEALLIVADRDHSLIISGNGDVVEPDDGIVAIGSGGPYAQAAARALCLHSNLDARDIAQEAMRITSKICIYTNNQITIEEL from the coding sequence ATGTTTAAGGGAACCACCATCCTATCCGTGCGGCACAAAGGAAAGGTAGTGATCGCCGGGGATGGACAGGTGACGTTGGAGACCACGGTGATTAAACACCGGTCTCGAAAGGTGCGCAAACTCTATAACGACAATGTCCTGGCAGGTTTCGCTGGGGCTACGGCCGATGCCTTCACGCTCTTTGAGCGTTTCGAGGAAAAGCTGGAGCAGTACAGCGGAAACATCCAGCGGGCGGCCGTGGAGCTGGCCAAGGATTGGAGAACCGACAAGCTGCTCAGGAGGCTGGAGGCCCTGCTGATCGTGGCTGATAGGGATCATTCCCTCATCATCTCCGGCAATGGGGATGTGGTGGAACCTGACGACGGGATCGTGGCCATAGGCTCTGGTGGTCCCTATGCCCAGGCAGCGGCCAGGGCCCTTTGCCTCCATTCAAATCTGGATGCCAGGGACATCGCTCAAGAGGCGATGCGGATAACCTCTAAGATATGTATTTACACAAACAACCAGATAACAATCGAAGAGCTTTAA